Proteins co-encoded in one Candidatus Omnitrophota bacterium genomic window:
- a CDS encoding UDP-N-acetylmuramoyl-tripeptide--D-alanyl-D-alanine ligase, whose product MFTIEELLAATAGKLISRKRPGKTGVLGISIDSRTLRENEAFIAIKGDNFNGHDFIRSAVKKGAGCVICEQRYMDRPGNTAWLARSVPCAVIAVRDTTRALGDIASFHRSRFDIPVIAITGSNGKTTTKEMLAWILADRFNVLKTAGTKNNHIGLPMTLLGLKAGHQACVLELGTSDFGEISYLSKICRPNIGIITNIGPSHLEYFKDLNGVLQEKYSLMGHLRSPAVAVVNADDRLLRVKSRSAGLRPFIVSFGIDKPADFSALMIKKGQGSLEFKSGKKYKFILHTLGYNNIYNALAAISAARIMGVPYKDISRRLSAFEFPKGRLRLIRAKECVFIDDTYNSSPASLRQAALALGDFKARGRKIFVMGDMLELGEMKEACHYQAGIEAARSCDKFIAVGKLTAAAAAAARNSGLADADIFQCDRSVQARDILRKDLRVGADDVVLVKGSRAMKMEDVFFGVDR is encoded by the coding sequence GTGTTTACGATAGAAGAATTATTAGCCGCTACCGCGGGCAAGCTGATATCAAGAAAGCGGCCCGGTAAAACCGGGGTTTTAGGAATCTCTATTGATTCCCGCACCCTAAGGGAAAACGAGGCTTTTATAGCCATAAAAGGCGACAATTTCAACGGCCATGATTTCATAAGGTCCGCGGTAAAAAAAGGCGCAGGCTGTGTCATATGTGAACAAAGATATATGGATAGGCCGGGAAATACCGCTTGGCTGGCTCGATCCGTTCCTTGCGCGGTTATCGCAGTCAGGGATACGACCAGGGCGTTGGGCGATATCGCTTCTTTTCACCGCAGTCGTTTTGATATCCCGGTCATCGCCATAACCGGTTCTAACGGCAAGACCACCACTAAAGAGATGCTCGCCTGGATACTCGCGGACAGGTTCAATGTGCTGAAGACCGCGGGAACGAAAAACAACCATATCGGCCTGCCGATGACCCTGCTCGGCCTGAAAGCCGGACACCAGGCCTGCGTGCTGGAATTGGGGACAAGCGATTTTGGGGAGATATCATACCTGTCTAAGATCTGCCGGCCGAATATAGGCATAATAACCAATATCGGGCCTTCGCATCTTGAATATTTCAAGGATCTGAACGGCGTATTGCAGGAAAAGTATTCGCTTATGGGGCATCTGCGGTCCCCGGCCGTGGCAGTAGTTAACGCCGATGACAGGCTTCTTAGGGTTAAATCCCGCTCTGCCGGACTGCGGCCTTTTATCGTGAGCTTCGGGATCGATAAACCCGCGGATTTCTCCGCTTTAATGATTAAAAAAGGGCAGGGGTCCCTGGAATTCAAGTCCGGTAAAAAATATAAGTTTATTTTGCATACATTAGGGTATAATAATATTTATAATGCCCTGGCTGCGATATCCGCTGCGAGGATAATGGGCGTGCCTTATAAAGATATATCGCGCCGCTTATCCGCGTTCGAGTTCCCTAAAGGCAGGCTGAGGCTGATCAGGGCGAAGGAGTGCGTTTTCATCGACGATACGTATAATTCCAGCCCGGCATCCCTGCGTCAGGCAGCGCTGGCTTTGGGGGATTTCAAGGCAAGGGGCAGGAAGATATTTGTGATGGGGGATATGCTGGAATTGGGAGAGATGAAAGAGGCCTGTCATTATCAGGCCGGTATAGAGGCTGCGAGGTCTTGCGATAAATTCATCGCTGTGGGGAAATTAACTGCTGCCGCTGCGGCAGCGGCGAGGAATTCCGGCCTTGCCGACGCAGACATATTTCAATGCGATAGGTCCGTTCAGGCGCGGGATATCCTGCGTAAGGATCTGCGCGTCGGAGCCGATGACGTGGTCCTGGTGAAAGGATCGCGGGCGATGAAGATGGAAGATGTTTTTTTCGGGGTTGACCGCTAA
- a CDS encoding UDP-N-acetylmuramoyl-L-alanyl-D-glutamate--2,6-diaminopimelate ligase, whose protein sequence is MNLTQVIKSLEGSRLLVDAGDFELSGLSCDSRKTRPGHLFVAVKGASLDGNLFIPEAIKQGAGAVVTDQENADPGLPGNVSIIKVRDCRHALADLAAQFYGDPSAKMRVAAVTGTNGKTTVTYLMEAVLKAAGRAPAVIGTINYRFANRVIPSKNTTPGPLELQGMMAEMLGSGADQLVMEVSSHALAQGRTERIKLTSAIFTNLTQDHLDYHKSAEGYYRAKEKLFLGLSRDAFAVVNNDDKYAARIKGASRCRVVTYGIDQAADITAEDIRLDMEKTEFTIIFSGGKADIKTRLIGRHNVYNILAVFAWAVQEGIGPAVIRQAMEDFTLVPGRLEKVDTGKDICVFVDYAHTEDALKNVLTALRQVCRKRIIVVFGCGGDRDKDKRPKMGSVVSELADQAVLTNDNPRSEDPQGIISDIRKGMKEGNYCVIPDRREAIRKALQIAGKGDCVLIAGKGHEDYQIIKDKVIHFDDREAVRECLR, encoded by the coding sequence ATGAATCTAACTCAGGTTATTAAATCTCTGGAAGGCAGCCGGCTTCTGGTTGACGCCGGGGACTTTGAGCTTTCCGGCTTAAGCTGTGATTCCAGGAAAACACGGCCGGGCCATCTTTTCGTAGCTGTAAAAGGAGCGAGCCTTGACGGCAACCTTTTTATCCCGGAAGCGATAAAGCAGGGGGCCGGGGCCGTGGTCACTGACCAGGAGAATGCCGATCCCGGCCTTCCGGGTAATGTAAGCATTATTAAAGTGCGCGATTGCCGCCATGCGCTGGCTGATCTGGCTGCGCAATTCTACGGTGATCCTTCGGCAAAGATGCGGGTAGCCGCGGTTACAGGAACCAACGGCAAGACGACCGTGACTTACCTTATGGAGGCGGTCTTAAAAGCAGCCGGCCGCGCTCCAGCGGTTATAGGAACGATAAATTACCGCTTTGCCAACCGGGTGATCCCCTCAAAAAATACTACGCCCGGCCCGCTGGAACTTCAGGGAATGATGGCCGAGATGCTGGGCTCAGGCGCGGATCAGTTGGTGATGGAGGTGTCGTCCCACGCGCTTGCTCAAGGCAGGACGGAACGCATTAAATTAACGTCGGCGATATTCACCAACCTGACCCAGGATCATCTGGATTACCATAAAAGCGCGGAGGGATATTACCGGGCAAAGGAAAAACTGTTCCTGGGCCTTTCCCGGGACGCCTTTGCGGTGGTCAATAATGACGATAAATACGCGGCCAGGATAAAGGGAGCCTCCCGCTGCCGGGTCGTGACATACGGTATAGATCAGGCCGCGGATATAACCGCCGAGGATATCCGGTTAGATATGGAGAAGACGGAGTTCACGATAATCTTTTCCGGCGGTAAGGCGGATATCAAGACTCGTCTTATCGGCAGGCACAATGTGTATAATATCCTGGCTGTTTTTGCCTGGGCTGTTCAGGAAGGGATAGGCCCCGCAGTTATCCGTCAGGCTATGGAAGATTTCACCCTGGTCCCGGGCCGGTTGGAAAAGGTGGATACCGGCAAAGATATTTGTGTTTTTGTGGATTACGCCCATACCGAGGACGCGTTGAAAAATGTCCTGACCGCTTTACGCCAGGTTTGCCGCAAGAGAATAATTGTGGTTTTCGGCTGCGGCGGAGACCGGGATAAAGATAAACGGCCTAAAATGGGCAGTGTGGTAAGCGAGTTGGCGGATCAGGCGGTCCTGACCAATGATAACCCCAGGTCAGAGGATCCTCAAGGGATCATATCCGATATCCGAAAAGGGATGAAAGAGGGGAATTATTGCGTTATTCCGGATCGCAGAGAGGCGATCCGCAAAGCCCTGCAGATCGCCGGCAAGGGGGATTGCGTGCTTATAGCCGGCAAAGGGCATGAAGATTATCAAATAATAAAGGACAAGGTCATCCATTTCGACGATAGAGAGGCAGTGAGAGAGTGTTTACGATAG
- a CDS encoding penicillin-binding protein 2, which produces MYIANYSRRTKAAFLLFFVFFALCVARLLYIQFFRSEYLSGMARKQHYVPVDLEPRRGTIYDSGLKPQAVNLPCDSLYAAPNNLSEKEKEDIIRNLQPILSCESSYLRGRLARNKAFVWLSRKISSEQSEALKRLNLKGVGTIKESKRCYPNGYLACQAIGFAGMDNNGLEGMELYYEKYLKGQPGMAVMLRDARSKKLDIYQDMAAPKDGFDLVLTIDEVIQYIAERELDKAYRLYRAKGASIVVLNPRTGEILAIANRPGYDMNRHSNVSKDQIRNRAVCDIFEPGSVFKIVTAAAAIEERSAAEHDRFFCENGEYKIASRILHDHRPHGWLTFREVIEQSSNIGTCKVAQKVGPANLHRYIKLFGFGAKSGVDMPGEVSGIVRDLKVWQKGSIAAVPMGQEVAVTALQLVSAVSVIANGGVLMKPYIVKEIRDKQGELIKSFSPVIVRRVISEETAARVKKLLIGVIENGTGTLAKTPDFTAGGKTGTAQKLEPNGTYSHSKFMATFIGFAPAEDPDIAVVVTVDEPRGSYFGGVVSAPVFKNLVNDALRYLRNQETSSEIVVFNESNSGY; this is translated from the coding sequence GTGTATATAGCTAACTACAGCCGCAGGACTAAAGCGGCATTCTTATTATTCTTTGTTTTTTTTGCCCTCTGCGTAGCCCGCCTTTTATACATACAATTCTTCCGCTCGGAATATCTTTCCGGCATGGCCCGGAAACAGCATTATGTTCCGGTGGACCTGGAACCGCGCAGGGGGACGATCTATGACAGCGGCCTTAAACCCCAGGCGGTCAATCTGCCATGCGATTCATTGTACGCCGCGCCGAATAATCTTTCAGAAAAAGAAAAAGAAGATATTATCCGCAACCTCCAGCCTATACTGAGCTGCGAAAGCTCTTATTTAAGGGGCCGTTTAGCCAGGAACAAGGCGTTTGTATGGCTAAGCCGCAAGATATCCTCCGAGCAGTCAGAGGCGCTTAAGAGGCTTAATCTCAAAGGCGTCGGCACGATCAAGGAAAGCAAACGCTGTTATCCCAACGGATATTTGGCTTGCCAGGCCATAGGCTTCGCCGGTATGGATAACAATGGGCTTGAAGGGATGGAATTGTATTATGAAAAATACCTTAAAGGCCAGCCTGGGATGGCGGTTATGTTGCGGGACGCCCGCAGCAAAAAACTGGATATTTATCAGGATATGGCCGCCCCCAAGGACGGATTTGACCTGGTTCTGACCATAGATGAAGTGATCCAGTATATCGCCGAGAGGGAACTGGATAAGGCCTATCGGTTGTATCGGGCCAAAGGCGCTTCCATAGTCGTATTGAACCCGCGCACCGGAGAGATCCTGGCCATCGCCAATCGCCCGGGTTACGATATGAACCGGCATTCCAACGTTTCTAAAGACCAGATACGCAACCGGGCTGTATGCGATATCTTTGAGCCCGGATCGGTGTTTAAGATCGTGACTGCAGCTGCCGCGATCGAAGAAAGATCTGCCGCCGAACATGACCGTTTTTTTTGCGAGAACGGCGAATACAAGATCGCCAGCAGGATCTTGCACGACCACAGGCCGCACGGCTGGCTTACTTTTCGTGAGGTGATCGAACAGTCCAGTAATATCGGCACCTGTAAAGTGGCCCAAAAGGTCGGCCCCGCGAATCTGCACCGGTATATAAAACTTTTCGGTTTCGGGGCGAAGAGCGGGGTGGATATGCCCGGGGAGGTATCCGGCATAGTCAGGGACCTGAAGGTTTGGCAAAAAGGCTCGATCGCAGCTGTGCCTATGGGCCAGGAAGTGGCGGTTACCGCCCTTCAACTGGTTTCGGCGGTATCGGTCATAGCCAACGGCGGGGTGCTGATGAAGCCGTATATTGTGAAAGAGATCCGTGATAAACAAGGGGAATTGATCAAATCTTTTTCCCCGGTTATTGTGCGCAGGGTCATATCCGAGGAAACCGCGGCCAGGGTCAAGAAACTGCTTATCGGCGTGATTGAGAACGGCACGGGGACGCTTGCCAAGACCCCGGATTTTACCGCCGGTGGCAAGACCGGGACCGCCCAGAAACTCGAGCCTAACGGGACATATTCGCACAGTAAGTTTATGGCTACTTTTATCGGGTTCGCTCCGGCGGAAGACCCTGATATAGCGGTAGTGGTAACGGTCGATGAACCGCGGGGGTCGTACTTCGGCGGCGTGGTTTCAGCCCCGGTTTTTAAGAACCTGGTTAACGACGCGCTCAGGTATTTGAGAAACCAGGAAACATCCAGCGAGATCGTGGTTTTTAATGAATCTAACTCAGGTTATTAA
- the rsmH gene encoding 16S rRNA (cytosine(1402)-N(4))-methyltransferase RsmH, producing MEQEIHKPVMLMEVLEYLNPKPGQIIVDATLGMGGHSNRILQEISPEGRLIGIDRDQESIRLAQERIAALGQANAQFVYGNFSDIDTLLKGLNVDSVDGILFDLGVSSFQLQNAERGFSFQSEGPLDMRLDRNSYICAYDLINNLNEEEISSLLWSFGQERWHNRIAHNLVMERQRHPISSTLELSRIVVNAIPPRYRQYHYRIHPATRTFQAVRIAVNRELEALESAIIKSIGLLKKGGRICIISFHSLEDRVVKHTFRKYQTEGTIKIITTKPLTPGSAETQDNPRSRSAKFRVAEKV from the coding sequence ATGGAACAGGAAATTCACAAGCCGGTAATGCTGATGGAAGTTCTCGAATATCTTAATCCGAAACCCGGACAGATCATCGTGGACGCCACGTTAGGGATGGGCGGACACAGCAACAGGATATTGCAGGAGATATCCCCCGAGGGCAGGCTGATCGGGATAGACCGCGACCAGGAATCGATCCGCCTGGCTCAGGAGAGGATCGCCGCCTTAGGCCAGGCCAACGCGCAGTTCGTGTACGGGAACTTTTCCGATATCGATACCCTCTTAAAAGGCTTGAATGTGGACAGCGTTGATGGTATATTATTTGATTTAGGGGTATCATCATTCCAATTGCAGAACGCGGAAAGAGGTTTCAGTTTCCAGTCCGAGGGGCCGCTGGATATGCGGCTGGACAGGAACAGTTACATCTGCGCCTACGACCTGATAAACAACCTTAACGAAGAAGAGATCTCCAGCCTTTTGTGGTCGTTCGGCCAGGAACGCTGGCATAACCGCATCGCGCATAATTTGGTTATGGAGAGGCAGAGGCACCCGATATCCTCGACGCTGGAATTGAGCAGGATCGTGGTCAACGCGATCCCCCCGCGGTACCGGCAGTACCATTATCGCATCCATCCGGCGACGCGGACGTTCCAGGCGGTGCGCATCGCGGTGAACCGGGAGCTTGAGGCGCTGGAAAGCGCGATAATAAAATCGATCGGCCTTTTGAAAAAAGGCGGGCGCATATGTATCATATCGTTTCATTCCCTGGAAGACAGGGTAGTTAAGCATACCTTCCGCAAATACCAGACGGAAGGCACCATAAAGATAATTACTACTAAACCGCTGACCCCCGGTAGCGCCGAAACCCAGGATAATCCGCGCAGCCGCAGCGCAAAATTCAGGGTCGCGGAAAAGGTATAA
- the mraZ gene encoding division/cell wall cluster transcriptional repressor MraZ: MFYGEYLHSIDRKGRLILPSKFREAAKGNYIEKFFVTRGLDKCLFMFAEDEWRSQEQKFKSIPFTKQESRVFNRLYFSGACELFPDKQGRILLPQYLKDYAEVKKDIMIIGVSNRIEIWSKEKWQEFYGSWRQSFEEIAEKLVEG; the protein is encoded by the coding sequence GTGTTCTACGGAGAGTATCTCCATTCGATCGACAGAAAAGGCAGGCTTATCCTGCCTTCAAAATTCCGCGAAGCGGCCAAGGGCAATTATATCGAAAAATTCTTCGTTACCCGCGGCCTGGATAAATGCCTTTTTATGTTCGCTGAAGACGAGTGGAGGAGCCAGGAACAGAAATTCAAATCCATCCCGTTCACTAAACAAGAATCCCGCGTATTTAACCGCCTTTATTTTTCCGGCGCATGCGAGCTTTTTCCGGATAAGCAGGGCAGGATACTTCTTCCGCAATACCTTAAAGATTATGCCGAAGTCAAAAAGGACATTATGATCATCGGAGTCTCAAATAGGATTGAGATCTGGTCCAAGGAGAAATGGCAGGAATTTTATGGGAGTTGGCGGCAGTCGTTTGAAGAGATAGCGGAGAAATTAGTTGAAGGTTAA
- the ribF gene encoding riboflavin biosynthesis protein RibF: MRTLYDLKSLKNYRRPVVAVGVFDGLHRGHRMILKEAVHIARRTSGTSMVLTFWPHPQKQESLYSLQHRLKIMEGLGIEVCAVIRFDRNFSRMGYEEFIRDILADKIRARYVCVGNNFRFGKGARGGIADLKKAARLYGFRVRAFRSIRTDNRVVSSTNIRRLISEGRLKTAERLLLRPVSVFGRVIRGTRLATKMGWPTANINPHHEVVPPAGVYAVKVVYGGNVLNGICYIGKKPTFVRSERKKKYRNIEVHIFNFHKNIYKKDLEIQFVRKIRGERKFSGIPELTRQIEKDIRAAKTRR, encoded by the coding sequence ATGCGAACCTTATATGACCTGAAAAGCCTTAAGAACTACCGCAGGCCGGTGGTCGCCGTCGGGGTGTTCGACGGGCTGCACCGCGGCCACAGGATGATCCTTAAGGAGGCCGTGCATATAGCCCGGCGGACCTCGGGGACCAGCATGGTCCTCACTTTTTGGCCGCATCCCCAGAAACAGGAAAGCCTGTATTCATTGCAACACCGCCTGAAGATAATGGAAGGGCTGGGGATCGAGGTCTGCGCGGTGATACGGTTTGACCGGAATTTCAGCCGGATGGGATATGAGGAATTCATAAGGGATATCCTTGCGGATAAGATCCGGGCCCGTTACGTATGCGTGGGGAATAATTTCCGTTTCGGCAAAGGCGCCCGAGGCGGCATCGCTGATCTGAAAAAAGCGGCCAGGCTTTACGGTTTCCGGGTCCGGGCTTTTAGATCTATACGGACCGATAACCGTGTGGTAAGCAGCACCAATATCCGCAGGCTGATCTCCGAAGGAAGATTAAAGACCGCCGAGCGCCTGCTCCTGCGCCCGGTAAGTGTCTTCGGCAGGGTGATCCGCGGAACCAGGTTGGCCACTAAAATGGGCTGGCCTACGGCTAATATCAATCCGCATCATGAAGTTGTCCCCCCGGCCGGGGTTTACGCGGTAAAGGTCGTCTATGGCGGCAATGTATTGAACGGCATTTGTTATATCGGCAAAAAACCCACTTTTGTCCGCAGCGAGAGAAAGAAAAAATACAGGAATATCGAAGTCCACATATTCAACTTCCACAAAAATATCTATAAGAAAGACCTGGAGATCCAGTTTGTCCGTAAGATAAGGGGAGAGCGGAAATTCTCCGGTATCCCGGAATTGACGAGGCAGATCGAAAAAGACATCCGCGCAGCAAAAACCCGCCGATAG
- a CDS encoding bifunctional oligoribonuclease/PAP phosphatase NrnA has translation MSLKKAVEMIRRNNKFLIATHSNMDGDAIGAQMAFYLLLKKLKKTSVMFTDEPVPEEYSFLPGLAAIKRFRMNMPAPEFDCFVALDCSDLKRTGQVQSLNGGNKQVLNIDHHISNAGFGKVNWVEPEAACSCQMVYRLYKEMRVRIDKSEALFLYVGLLTDTGSFRYSNTDPSTHLMAAELISRGIDVAGVYKHIYGSIPLEDLKLLTVILPKMRTMNDGKVIWFDIPGVLLKKHRNISFDLSESILSFGRTLKGVEVVALFKENLKSSGEVRVNFRSQGKIDVNKIAGYFGGGGHKTASGATVKGPMDEIKRKVLNKIKSALADANLI, from the coding sequence ATGAGTCTTAAGAAAGCGGTTGAAATGATCAGGAGGAACAATAAATTCCTGATTGCCACGCATTCCAATATGGACGGCGACGCCATAGGGGCGCAGATGGCGTTTTACCTCCTGTTAAAGAAGCTAAAGAAGACCTCGGTTATGTTCACTGACGAACCCGTTCCAGAAGAATATTCGTTCCTGCCGGGGTTAGCCGCGATCAAAAGGTTCCGGATGAATATGCCCGCGCCGGAATTCGATTGTTTTGTCGCTTTGGATTGCTCAGACCTTAAACGGACCGGCCAGGTCCAGTCGTTGAATGGCGGTAATAAGCAGGTGCTTAATATCGACCACCATATCAGCAACGCCGGTTTTGGCAAAGTGAACTGGGTCGAGCCTGAGGCCGCGTGTTCCTGCCAGATGGTTTACCGGTTATATAAAGAGATGCGCGTGCGCATAGATAAATCCGAGGCTTTATTCTTATACGTCGGGTTGCTCACCGATACCGGTTCATTCAGGTATTCAAACACGGATCCTTCGACCCATCTGATGGCCGCGGAGCTTATTTCCCGAGGCATCGATGTCGCCGGGGTTTATAAGCATATCTACGGGAGCATCCCGCTTGAAGACCTGAAGCTTTTGACCGTGATATTGCCGAAAATGCGGACAATGAATGACGGCAAGGTCATCTGGTTCGATATCCCCGGGGTGCTGTTGAAAAAGCATAGGAATATTTCTTTTGACCTGTCGGAGAGTATCTTGAGTTTCGGCCGCACCTTGAAGGGGGTGGAGGTGGTTGCCCTTTTCAAGGAGAACCTGAAATCGAGCGGAGAGGTCCGGGTGAATTTCCGGTCCCAGGGCAAGATCGACGTCAATAAGATCGCCGGTTACTTCGGCGGCGGCGGTCATAAGACCGCCAGCGGCGCGACCGTCAAAGGGCCTATGGATGAGATCAAAAGAAAAGTCCTCAATAAGATAAAATCAGCTTTGGCCGATGCGAACCTTATATGA
- the rbfA gene encoding 30S ribosome-binding factor RbfA gives MPRKEKVQDAIQKEVCSIIQKELKDPRLGFITITEVDISDDLRNAKIFYSVLGDEAQAKKTQEALDSALGLIRTLIAERIQLRFAPEIIFRQDRSAQYSMRIQEVLDQIKEMDSRKDEEKEAKDES, from the coding sequence ATGCCGAGAAAAGAAAAGGTGCAGGATGCGATCCAGAAAGAGGTGTGTTCCATAATCCAGAAGGAATTAAAGGATCCCAGGCTGGGGTTTATCACCATTACCGAAGTGGATATAAGCGATGATCTGCGCAATGCCAAGATATTTTACAGCGTGCTGGGCGATGAGGCCCAGGCCAAAAAGACACAGGAAGCCCTGGATAGCGCGCTGGGTCTCATCCGCACCCTGATCGCCGAGAGGATCCAGCTGCGTTTTGCCCCGGAGATCATCTTCAGGCAGGACAGGTCGGCCCAGTACAGCATGCGTATTCAGGAAGTGCTGGACCAGATCAAGGAGATGGACAGCCGCAAGGATGAAGAGAAAGAGGCGAAAGATGAGTCTTAA
- the xerD gene encoding site-specific tyrosine recombinase XerD, translating into MDELIESFLNYLSVERGLSKNTIISYRDDLVTYSGFLKSLGLDAFSKANRSAVTDFMFFQKDKGLAPNSIARRLAAIRMFHRFLVRERVLKNDPTSLVDSPKLWQKIPETLSVNEAEALISQPNLRDDQGIRDRAILETMYATGMRVSEVVNLRIDNVNKEVGFLRCIGKGNKERIIPLGKKAVISLERYISSSRRNLLKKKESEFLFLNRFGKKISRQSLWKIVKLYSRMAGIKKPMKPHILRHSFATHLLERGADLRSVQEMLGHSNISTTQIYTHINKDRLKSIHRMYHPRP; encoded by the coding sequence ATGGATGAACTTATAGAGTCATTCTTGAATTATCTTTCAGTGGAACGGGGGTTGTCCAAGAATACTATAATATCCTATAGGGATGATCTGGTAACTTATTCGGGATTTTTAAAGTCGCTTGGTTTAGACGCCTTCTCTAAAGCCAACCGCAGTGCGGTAACGGATTTTATGTTCTTTCAGAAGGATAAAGGCCTGGCGCCTAATTCCATCGCCCGCAGGCTGGCGGCGATAAGGATGTTTCACCGTTTTCTGGTCAGGGAAAGGGTGCTGAAAAATGATCCTACCAGCCTGGTGGATTCCCCTAAACTATGGCAGAAGATACCGGAGACATTATCGGTAAATGAAGCCGAGGCGTTGATCTCTCAGCCTAACCTGCGCGACGACCAGGGGATAAGGGACAGGGCGATATTAGAGACTATGTACGCCACCGGGATGCGCGTATCCGAGGTGGTAAATCTAAGAATAGATAATGTGAACAAGGAAGTCGGTTTTTTGCGATGTATCGGCAAAGGTAATAAGGAGCGGATCATTCCCCTGGGGAAAAAAGCGGTCATCAGCCTGGAAAGGTATATCTCCTCAAGCCGGCGGAACTTGCTTAAGAAAAAAGAATCGGAATTCTTGTTCTTGAACCGTTTTGGCAAGAAGATATCGCGGCAATCTTTGTGGAAGATCGTCAAACTTTATTCCCGTATGGCCGGTATAAAGAAGCCGATGAAGCCGCATATCCTCAGGCATTCCTTTGCAACTCACTTGCTGGAAAGAGGGGCTGACCTGCGCTCGGTGCAGGAGATGCTGGGCCATTCCAATATTTCGACCACCCAGATCTATACGCATATAAATAAGGACAGGCTTAAGTCAATACACCGGATGTATCATCCCCGGCCGTAA
- a CDS encoding MBL fold metallo-hydrolase: MILERITVGSMDVNCYVLASGEGAKAVIIDPGDDEQKIRAALKRHNLSAGMVINTHGHFDHIGADDAFGVPVYIHELDAAMLRDPKLNFSVFLSGAVKVAAQVRTVKDKDLIGLDGVELEVMHTPGHSAGGISLLLRKPQEKVVFTGDTLFYQGVGRTDLGGDAGLLFEGIKEKLFTLPGDTAVYPGHGPFSTIGREKINY, from the coding sequence ATGATACTTGAACGGATCACCGTCGGGTCTATGGATGTCAATTGTTACGTGCTTGCCTCGGGAGAAGGCGCTAAGGCTGTGATAATCGATCCCGGGGATGATGAGCAAAAGATCCGCGCCGCGCTCAAGAGGCATAACCTTTCCGCCGGGATGGTGATCAATACTCACGGGCATTTCGATCATATCGGCGCGGATGACGCCTTCGGGGTGCCGGTATATATACACGAGCTGGATGCCGCGATGTTGCGGGACCCAAAACTGAATTTTTCGGTTTTTCTGTCCGGTGCGGTCAAGGTTGCAGCCCAGGTTAGAACAGTTAAAGACAAGGACCTGATCGGCCTTGATGGCGTGGAGTTGGAGGTAATGCATACGCCCGGGCATTCTGCCGGCGGTATTTCCCTTTTGCTCAGGAAGCCGCAGGAGAAAGTGGTCTTTACCGGGGATACCCTTTTTTATCAGGGCGTAGGACGGACGGATCTGGGCGGAGACGCCGGTCTGCTTTTTGAAGGGATAAAGGAGAAACTTTTTACCCTGCCGGGTGATACAGCGGTGTATCCCGGGCACGGGCCTTTTTCAACTATCGGCCGCGAGAAGATAAATTATTAA